The following are from one region of the Lytechinus variegatus isolate NC3 chromosome 4, Lvar_3.0, whole genome shotgun sequence genome:
- the LOC121412856 gene encoding serine/threonine-protein phosphatase 6 regulatory ankyrin repeat subunit A-like: protein MGATDTSLITPKENMSSQNTSVVTISEQMTPQQDNTDGGDIVLSNNSYRQKEMLNSKPASFTTNSSKSDDMRTQLKECRLQTLDITKVLDNDSINALEDWDTAYNTLLGEISSSDANWSTHDLPLNHDIDKMDDEGYTPLYKAALEGNLNEVEGLISQEANLDKPSKGGLRPLHAAAQEGHEDVVDFLILHGADPSVECDMGQTPLHKAALEGYSNIIDSLIAEGVDVNKEDNTGFTPFNAAIQNAHLEAVKYLIEKGAKQNRYDGMTPLYAAAQFGHLDIVKFFISNGADVNEEHDNGKNPLHGAAIKGDMRIIEYLIQQGSDVNKADPKGWTPFNAAIQYGHLEAVKYMMDSGAKQNRYDGMTPLNAAADFGHADIVKFLISSGADVNEENNRGRIPLHGTAFSGNMEIMEYLIQQGSDVNKADPKGWTPFNAAIQYGHLEAVKYLMDSGAKQNRYDGMTPLNAAADFGHADIVEFFVSNDGDVNEELDNGKNPLHGAAIKGDMRIIEFLIQQGSDVNKADPKGWTPFNAAIQYGHLEAVKYLMDSGAKQNRYDGMTPLNAAADFGHADIVKFLISSGADVNEENNRGRIPLHGAAFSGNMEIMEYLIQQGSDVNKADPKGWTPFNAAIQYGHLDAVKYLIDSGAKQNRYDGMTPLNAAADFGHADIVKFLISSGADVNEENNRGRIPLHDAAINGNMKIMEYLIQQGSDVNKADPKGWTPFNAAIQYGHLDAVKYLIDRGAKQNRYVGMTPLCAAASFGHLYIVMFLVFNGADVNEQSDNGMIPLHGAAARGHVEVIEYLIKMGSDVNRHDKDGWTPFNEAITSGHLETVKHLLRNGALQNIYDGMTPLYIAAQAGHLDIVQFLVSNGVDVNEVDDEGMIALHAAALNGNIKVVEYLIQHGSDVNKTNNNGLAALNAAIFLGHLEVVKFLIAKGANYLSYEGMTPLYIATQYDHIDVVKFLVSKGYNLNEGTESKKSPLHAACYNGNINMVEYLLLNNCDANQQDQDGWTPLQAASQEGYQHISDYLLVHGAHMKDSDVLAFMHTSPNSGHYTPTEGILNTHDCAEDETREQKQNDHQTAMKEEFVTASMTDPQKQSYTTHIQNSKLNVQNIYSGNTLIKADAEDERCAELSLMALSTEAYKADDRANQELNPFPGAKSKSSDKSEHGSTQDVIDAVQNSMTRTQYDQTDDTSRPVWLGPQKWQYKVFGPPFLQTQNNSMTSDQISEDPDSRCFFLTEEIGQTRKPLNPINKGNDRVSHGASSESNRTLRSEPLQIGHQVVYDKGHLPHIGSTSANTGWKILMILALAILLAGCPVHVGADVTTEEK, encoded by the exons ATGGGCGCAACGGACACCTCGTTGATCACTCCAAAAGAGAACATGTCATCACAAAATACTTCTGTAGTTACCATTTCTGAACAAATGACACCACAACAAGATAATACAGATGGGGGCGATATTGTATTGTCCAACAATTCGTACAGACAGAAAGAGATGTTAAACAGCAAACCTGCATCTTTCACGACCAACTCGTCGAAATCAGATGATATGCGTACCCAACTAAAGGAATGCAGGTTGCAGACATTAGATATCACCAAAGTCTTAGACAACGACAGTATTAATGCTTTGGAAGATTGGGATACAGCATACAACACACTCCTCGGAGAAATATCCTCTAGTGATGCCAATTGGTCTACACACGATCTGCCACTCAATCATGACATAGACAAGATGGATGATGAAGGATACACACCACTTTACAAAGCAGCTTTAGAGGGAAACCTCAATGAGGTTGAGGGTCTAATTTCACAGGAAGCAAACCTGGATAAACCAAGCAAGGGAGGGCTTCGACCTCTTCATGCTGCAGCTCAAGAGGGACATGAAGACGTCGTTGATTTCCTCATCCTACATGGAGCGGATCCAAGTGTTGAATGTGACATGGGTCAGACACCCCTTCATAAAGCAGCACTAGAAGGGTATTCCAATATCATAGACAGTCTTATTGCAGAAGGGGTTGATGTGAACAAGGAAGATAACACGGGTTTTacaccattcaatgctgccATTCAAAACGCCCATCTAgaagctgtcaaatatctcattGAAAAAGGAGCCAAGCAGAACAGGTATGATGGAATGACCCCACTCTATGCTGCAGCTCAATTCGGTCATTTAGatattgtaaaattcttcatttccaatGGAGCTGATGTAAATGAAGAACATGATAATGGGAAAAATCCCTTACACGGAGCTGCAATTAAAGGTGACATGAGGATCATAGAATACCTTATCCAACAAGGGTCAGATGTGAACAAGGCCGATCCAAAAGGttggacaccattcaatgctgctaTTCAATATGGTCATCTAGAAGCTGTCAAATATATGATGGATAGTGGAGCTAAACAGAACAGATACGATGGAATGACCCCACTCAATGCTGCAGCTGACTTCGGACATGCAGATATTGTGAAGTTCTTAATTTCAAGTGGAGCCGATGTAAACGAAGAGAACAACAGAGGGAGGATTCCTCTTCACGGGACTGCTTTTAGTGGTAACATGGAGATCATGGAATATCTCATTCAACAAGGGTCAGATGTGAACAAGGCGGATCCTAAAGGttggacaccattcaatgctgctaTTCAATATGGTCATCTAgaagctgtcaaatatctcatgGATAGTGGAGCTAAACAGAACAGATACGATGGAATGACCCCACTCAATGCTGCAGCTGACTTCGGACATGCAGATATCGTAGAATTCTTCGTATCCAATGACGGTGATGTAAATGAAGAACTTGATAATGGAAAAAATCCCTTACACGGAGCTGCAATTAAAGGTGACATGAGGATCATAGAATTTCTTATCCAACAAGGGTCAGATGTGAACAAGGCCGATCCAAAAGGttggacaccattcaatgctgctaTTCAATATGGTCATCTAgaagctgtcaaatatctcatgGATAGTGGAGCTAAACAGAACAGATACGATGGAATGACCCCACTCAATGCTGCAGCTGACTTCGGACATGCAGATATTGTGAAGTTCTTAATTTCAAGTGGAGCCGATGTAAACGAAGAGAACAACAGAGGGAGGATTCCTCTTCACGGGGCTGCTTTTAGTGGTAACATGGAGATCATGGAATATCTCATTCAACAAGGGTCAGATGTGAACAAGGCGGATCCTAAAGGttggacaccattcaatgctgctaTTCAATATGGTCATCTAGAtgctgtcaaatatctcattGATAGTGGAGCTAAACAGAACAGATACGATGGAATGACCCCACTCAATGCTGCAGCTGACTTCGGACATGCAGATATAGTGAAGTTCTTAATTTCAAGTGGAGCCGATGTGAACGAAGAGAACAACAGAGGGAGGATTCCTCTTCACGATGCTGCTATCAACGGTAATATGAAGATCATGGAATATCTCATTCAACAAGGGTCAGATGTGAACAAGGCGGATCCTAAAGGttggacaccattcaatgctgctaTTCAATATGGTCATCTAGAtgctgtcaaatatctcattGATAGAGGAGCAAAGCAGAACAGATATGTTGGAATGACCCCCCTATGTGCAGCAGCTTCATTCGGCCATTTATATATAGTGATGTTCTTGGTTTTCAATGGAGCTGATGTGAATGAACAAAGTGATAATGGGATGATTCCTCTTCATGGTGCTGCTGCTCGAGGCCATGTAGAAGTCATAGAATACCTCATTAAAATGGGGTCTGATGTTAACAGGCATGATAAAGACGGCTGGACGCCATTTAATGAAGCAATTACGAGTGGTCATTTAGAAACTGTCAAACATCTCCTTAGAAATGGAgcattacaaaatatatatgacGGAATGACTCCACTTTATATCGCAGCACAAGCCGGTCATTTAGATATCGTCCAGTTCTTGGTATCCAATGGTGTTGACGTCAATGAGGTCGATGACGAAGGGATGATTGCTCTCCACGCTGCTGCCCTTAACGGTAACATAAAAGTAGTTGAGTATCTCATTCAGCACGGATCTGATGttaacaagacaaacaataatGGACTGGCAGCACTCAATGCAGCAATTTTTCTGGGCCATTTGGAAGTTGTTAAATTTCTCATCGCTAAAGGGGCCAATTATTTAAGTTATGAAGGTATGACCCCACTTTACATCGCAACACAATACGATCATATCGACGTAGTGAAATTCCTAGTATCCAAGGGATATAATTTGAACGAAGGGACTGAGAGCAAGAAATCTCCGCTCCATGCAGCATGTTACAATGGTAACATCAATATGGTAGAATACCTACTTCTCAACAATTGTGATGCAAATCAACAAGATCAAGATGGATGGACGCCACTTCAAGCTGCCTCACAAGAAGGATATCAACACATATCCGATTACCTTTTAGTACATGGGGCACACATGAAGGATAGTGATGTTTTGGCATTTATGCATACGTCGCCAAACTCAGGTCATTATACGCCAACAGAAGGAATCCTGAATACACACGACTGTGCTGAAGATGAGACAcgagaacaaaaacaaaatgaccaTCAGACAGCAATGAAAGAGGAATTTGTAACGGCATCCATGACAGACCCTCAGAAGCAGTCATATACAACACATATCCAAAACTCCAAACTAAACGTGCAAAATATCTACAGCGGGAATACATTAATCAAAGCTGATGCCGAAGATGAAAGATGTGCTGAACTCTCGTTGATGGCACTCTCTACTGAGGCTTATAAAGCTGATGACCGCGCCAATCAGGAGCTTAATCCTTTCCCTGGTGCCAAGTCGAAATCTTCTGACAAATCTGAACATGGTTCAACCCAGGATGTCATTGACGCAGTACAGAACAGCATGACCAGGACACAATATGACCAAACCGATGATACAAGCCGTCCTGTCTGGCTCGGACCTCAGAAGTGGCAATACAAAGTATTTGGCCCACCATTCTTACAAACCCAGAACAACTCCATGACCAGTGACCAGATTTCAGAAGACCCAGATTCGAGATGCTTTTTCTTAACTGAAGAGATCGGACAAACCAGA aAACCTCTGAATCCCATCAATAAAGGAAATGATCGTGTCAGTCACGGCGCTTCGTCGGAGTCAAACAg AACCCTAAGATCAGAACCTTTACAAATTGGTCATCAAGTCGTCTACGACAAAGGACACCTCCCACACATAGGTTCAACTTCTGCCAACACTGGATGGAAAATCTTG ATGATTTTAGCTTTAGCCATCCTTCTTGCAGGATGTCCAGTTCACGTAGGAGCGGATGTTACAACCGAAGAG AAATAA